The Shewanella halotolerans region CGCGTTAGATGAGCAAGATTTCTTGTCTGCCTGTGTACGCTGCGGACTCTGCGTACAGGCCTGCCCCTACGACACCCTGAAACTGGCACGCTGGTTTGAGGGTGCACCGACGGGCACGCCCTATTTCACGGCGCGCACTGTGCCCTGTGAGATGTGCGAAGATATCCCCTGTGTGAAAGCCTGCCCCTCTGGGTCGCTGGATCACGCCTTGACCAATATCGACGAGGCCAAGATGGGGATTGCTGTACTGATCGACGAGAAAAACTGCCTCAACTTCAAGGGCCTGCGCTGTGACGTCTGTTACCGCGTCTGCCCCTTGATCGACAACGCCATCACGCTTGAGCGGCAGCACAACCAACGCAGCGACCACCACGCCATGTTCCTTCCCACGGTCAACAGCGACACCTGTACCGGCTGTGGCAAGTGTGAACATGCCTGCGTGTTGGAAGAAGCGGCCATTAAGGTATTGCCTGCCCATATCGCGCTCGGAAAGACGGCAACCCACGATACCTATATCAACACCGAAGAGACCACGCTTGAGATGTTAAACAAGGGGCTCACACTATGACAAACGGCATGAGTAATACGAAGATGAAGACGCCAGGTGCGGCTCAGACACGTTTCGCTCAGGCGGCGATAGATGAACTCGGCTGGTGGCGCGCCCACAAGTTCCTGTTCCTGCGCCGTGCCAGTCAG contains the following coding sequences:
- the napG gene encoding ferredoxin-type protein NapG, which translates into the protein MSQVNRNSKAKGVNRRQFLATTARAGCAMGLLGLGVSGVAKQSSHLDPMAIRPPGALDEQDFLSACVRCGLCVQACPYDTLKLARWFEGAPTGTPYFTARTVPCEMCEDIPCVKACPSGSLDHALTNIDEAKMGIAVLIDEKNCLNFKGLRCDVCYRVCPLIDNAITLERQHNQRSDHHAMFLPTVNSDTCTGCGKCEHACVLEEAAIKVLPAHIALGKTATHDTYINTEETTLEMLNKGLTL